The following proteins are co-located in the Halictus rubicundus isolate RS-2024b chromosome 1, iyHalRubi1_principal, whole genome shotgun sequence genome:
- the Chico gene encoding insulin receptor substrate 1 chico isoform X5 has translation MSSGRGIVSPSGGPVVRCGHVKKLKTQKKKYFVLRGEAPGFPACLEYYDNKKKFENRQSPKRSILLDSCFNINKRVDTKHKHVIALYTKDECFCLILENEKELNEWLKEMLLLQSGDVPDGEQPRPIFEHVWQVTMQKKGLGERKNIYGPYRLCLTDRILSLVKIGEKDSSDFLEFPLVCIRRCGHMDRYFYMEVGRSAVTGGGELWMEAEDSNITHNMHAAILNAMTSSRNNKDDVGPQQRMRSSSATEASKPIFVQRRHAAQKFHNFSPLGPNGRDRCDSLPSRARTTSESHPATVLSHPRNTHFVPHILRPHSMYVRGLSYSPPIASMPISPASGACSTDSAGSSLSMDDGGESALEESAVSRYGHSLTPDEPVILEENGDDYAAWSISHSHNKYSPNFKSHSPSQQSSYIDMYSPCGSSPGRSGAYMQMSSGTGHSHSRASSLVEESNTLPEGYVPMAPVGNNGYVDMDPSHSHNGHFPDDMSQHGGSSCSVTSGTPSTDLRFSEYHLDKVSSFLPPGDDLTRPVRAYSIGSRPEPSNRHRKNRLDITQQEASRVRAFSVGSRSKKPEIGRFANIINAAMSAGSDNPSSSKSNSAPLLSSSWGHNSGCSVNSERMEDLMELDFTKPSISTTFNSSPSSYSQSQSQSYSSSTATDTSSYVDMSPGQPPSSNIAPYVDMSRINKINRNNNNNTITANQNHSHIHISSSASTHKPIITTLKPVEEAEAPYVRMDGVHDDWSQANASPKQISSPMQEECVQSNGPPGVTRTAPVDLPRRPPVDYVDMNFKSRTILEQDYMNLDMTNRNNRKPMRTGSRKEKIRSQPIAIQAGNKPLKTPSFLPLNGSPESESLASTPASPPRATPTGSSATIFPFSLNSPQSPEKSFGHQKTNDEPSELSITSKNDRAIMESANRVNSVSVTEGNSLPKVINDRPSSPAGKDNRVISNLLSSQDSMLNSLTKNFADLTVSKPRLITASPNTSPTLSGFKTAENAEKQPTSPKILEETPTPTPTATSSPLENENFDKLQSEVTNLHYASLDLPETGSAAPISPATQDSFTYAEIDFQKLKPN, from the exons ATGTCTTCGGGCAGGGGTATAGTCTCCCCTTCTGGAGGTCCCGTTGTTCGCTGCGGACATGTAAAGAAACTAAAAACCCAAAAGAAGAAATACTTCGTTCTGAGAGGCGAGGCGCCAGGATTCCCAGCCTGCCTTGAATATTATGATAACAAAAAGAAGTTCGAAAACAGGCAATCGCCGAAGCGTAGCATCTTGTTAGACAGCTGCTTTAATATCAATAAACGCGTGGACACCAAGCATAAACACGTTATCGCGTTGTACACGAAAGACGAATGCTTCTGCCTGATCCTCGAGAACGAAAAAGAGCTGAACGAATGGCTAAAGGAGATGCTTTTACTTCAGAGCGGAGATGTGCCCGATGGAGAGCAACCTCGGCCTATATTTG aacaCGTATGGCAAGTTACAATGCAGAAAAAAGGACTTGGCGAACGAAAGAATATTTATGGTCCCTATAGGCTATGCTTAACTGATCGAATATTGAGTCTGGTGAAAATTGGGGAAAAGGACAGTTCAGATTTCCTTGAATTTCCT TTGGTTTGCATCAGACGATGCGGGCATATGGATCGTTACTTCTATATGGAAGTAGGTCGTTCAGCAGTTACCGGTGGTGGCGAATTGTGGATGGAGGCTGAAGACAGCAACATAACACATAATATGCATGCTGCTATCCTGAACGCTATGACTAGTTCTAGAAACAACAAAGACGACGTGGGACCACAGCAAAGGATGCGTAGCTCTTCCGCAACCGAGGCCAGCAAACCGATCTTTGTCCAACGTCGTCATGCTGCacaaaagtttcataatttttcaccCTTGG GTCCGAACGGCCGTGACAGATGCGACAGTTTGCCGTCGAGGGCCCGCACCACCAGCGAGAGTCATCCAGCAACGGTACTGAGTCATCCTAGGAATACTCACTTCGTACCTCACATTCTCAGACCACATTCGATGTACGTGAGGGGCCTCTCCTACTCACCACCGATCGCCTCGATGCCTATCAGTCCTGCCTCCGGGGCCTGTTCCACGGATTCCGCAGGTTCGTCCCTCTCGATGGACGATGGTGGTGAAAGCGCGCTAGAAGAGAGTGCGGTGTCGAGATATGGACACTCGTTGACGCCTGACGAGCCGGTTATACTAGAGGAGAACGGCGATGATTATGCCGCCTGGTCCATATCGCACTCGCATAATAAATATTCGCCCAACTTTAAATCTCATTCTCCTTCCCAG CAGAGTTCCTATATAGATATGTACAGTCCTTGTGGATCGAGTCCTGGCCGCAGCGGAGCCTACATGCAAATGAGTTCAGGAACAGGACACTCGCATTCACGAGCGTCATCCTTAGTCGAGGAGAGTAACACTTTACCAGAGGGTTATGTACCTATGGCGCCCGTTGGAAACAACGGATACGTCGATATGGATCCTTCGCATAGTCATAATGGCCATTTTCCTGACGATATGTCGCAACACGGCGGCAGTAGTTGTTCCGTCACTTCCGGTACGCCTAGTACGGATTTACGGTTCTCCGAATATCATTTGGATAAGGTGTCGAGTTTTCTACCTCCTGGAGATGACTTGACAAGACCAGTCAGAGCCTATTCCATCGGTTCTCGGCCGGAACCTTCAAATAGGCATCGTAAAAATAG GTTGGATATAACCCAGCAAGAAGCGAGTAGAGTACGAGCATTCTCTGTAGGCAGTAGGTCGAAGAAGCCCGAGATTGGGAGGTTTGCGAATATAATAAACGCAGCAATGTCAGCTGGTTCTGATAACCCGAGTTCCAGCAAATCGAATTCGGCGCCGTTGTTGTCCAGTTCTTGGGGGCATAACTCTGGTTGTTCTGTAAACTCTGAACGCATGGAGGACTTGATGGAATTGGACTTTACGAAACCTAGTATTTCTACAACTTTCAATTCGTCGCCTTCGTCGTATTCGCAGTCGCAATCACAGTCATATTCTTCTTCTACTGCCACTGACACCAGTTCCTATGTTGATATGTCCCCTGGACAACCGCCCTCATCGAACATTGCTCCCTATGTCGATATGAGCCGCATAAATAAG ATCAAtcgtaataacaataataatacaatCACTGCCAATCAAAATCATAGTCACATACATATATCATCTTCTGCTTCTACACATAAACCTATAATTACTACTTTGAAGCCGGTGGAGGAAGCAGAAGCGCCATATGTAAGAATGGATGGAGTACATGACGATTGGTCTCAAGCCAACGCAAGTCCTAAGCAAATTTCGTCGCCTATGCAAGAAGAATGCGTGCAATCGAATGGACCACCAG GTGTAACGAGAACTGCGCCAGTCGATCTTCCACGGCGGCCGCCTGTCGACTATGTTGATATGAATTTCAAGTCAAGAACGATCCTAGAACAAGATTATATGAACCTGGACATGACTAACCGAAACAATCGCAAACCGATGCGGACAGGTAGTCGCAAGGAGAAGATACGTTCACAGCCGATTGCGATTCAAGCGGGCAACAAACCTTTAAAAACGCCTAGTTTCTTACCCCTGAACGGGAGTCCGGAATCGGAAAGTTTAGCAAGCACTCCTGCGTCGCCTCCACGGGCGACACCAACAGGATCCTCGGCAACCATCTTCCCCTTCTCTCTGAATAGTCCTCAATCGCCCGAGAAGTCTTTTGGTCATCAAAAAACTAACGACGAACCTTCGGAATTGAGTATTACTTCAAAAAATGATCGCGCGATTATGGAATCAGCGAATAGGGTTAATTCCGTTTCGGTTACCGAAGGGAATAGTTTGCCGAAAGTAATCAACGATAGACCGTCTAGTCCTGCAGGAAAGGATAATCGAGTGATATCGAATTTGTTGTCGTCGCAAGATAGTATGTTGAACTCTCTAACGAAAAATTTTGCCGATTTGACCGTGTCGAAGCCCCGTTTGATAACCGCGTCTCCTAACACCAGTCCCACGTTGTCAGGGTTTAAAACAGCGGAAAACGCGGAAAAGCAACCGACGTCACCGAAAATACTAGAGGAGACGCCGACACCTACACCTACGGCTACGTCAAGTCCATTAGAGAATGAAAATTTCGACAAGCTACAATCTGAAGTAACAAATTTGCACTACGCTAGCCTTGATCTTCCTGAGACCGGAAGCGCGGCGCCAATATCGCCGGCGACTCAAGACAGCTTCACTTACGCTGAAATTGACTTCCAGAAACTTAAGCCAAATTAA
- the Chico gene encoding insulin receptor substrate 1 chico isoform X3, with protein MSSGRGIVSPSGGPVVRCGHVKKLKTQKKKYFVLRGEAPGFPACLEYYDNKKKFENRQSPKRSILLDSCFNINKRVDTKHKHVIALYTKDECFCLILENEKELNEWLKEMLLLQSGDVPDGEQPRPIFEHVWQVTMQKKGLGERKNIYGPYRLCLTDRILSLVKIGEKDSSDFLEFPLVCIRRCGHMDRYFYMEVGRSAVTGGGELWMEAEDSNITHNMHAAILNAMTSSRNNKDDVGPQQRMRSSSATEASKPIFVQRRHAAQKFHNFSPLEEHRTHKEQVEAVQEQEQSNQTQSTSSCNTVTAVAGTGAGTAGIASTNTNCATTTRRRHSVASHPHSLNNFQSIHVTTTSTTTTTTTSITITTTATVTTTTTTATISHQRTLSLPLAAVIINQMQSSKRSVLRCPNGRDRCDSLPSRARTTSESHPATVLSHPRNTHFVPHILRPHSMYVRGLSYSPPIASMPISPASGACSTDSAGSSLSMDDGGESALEESAVSRYGHSLTPDEPVILEENGDDYAAWSISHSHNKYSPNFKSHSPSQQSSYIDMYSPCGSSPGRSGAYMQMSSGTGHSHSRASSLVEESNTLPEGYVPMAPVGNNGYVDMDPSHSHNGHFPDDMSQHGGSSCSVTSGTPSTDLRFSEYHLDKVSSFLPPGDDLTRPVRAYSIGSRPEPSNRHRKNRLDITQQEASRVRAFSVGSRSKKPEIGRFANIINAAMSAGSDNPSSSKSNSAPLLSSSWGHNSGCSVNSERMEDLMELDFTKPSISTTFNSSPSSYSQSQSQSYSSSTATDTSSYVDMSPGQPPSSNIAPYVDMSRINKPVEEAEAPYVRMDGVHDDWSQANASPKQISSPMQEECVQSNGPPGVTRTAPVDLPRRPPVDYVDMNFKSRTILEQDYMNLDMTNRNNRKPMRTGSRKEKIRSQPIAIQAGNKPLKTPSFLPLNGSPESESLASTPASPPRATPTGSSATIFPFSLNSPQSPEKSFGHQKTNDEPSELSITSKNDRAIMESANRVNSVSVTEGNSLPKVINDRPSSPAGKDNRVISNLLSSQDSMLNSLTKNFADLTVSKPRLITASPNTSPTLSGFKTAENAEKQPTSPKILEETPTPTPTATSSPLENENFDKLQSEVTNLHYASLDLPETGSAAPISPATQDSFTYAEIDFQKLKPN; from the exons ATGTCTTCGGGCAGGGGTATAGTCTCCCCTTCTGGAGGTCCCGTTGTTCGCTGCGGACATGTAAAGAAACTAAAAACCCAAAAGAAGAAATACTTCGTTCTGAGAGGCGAGGCGCCAGGATTCCCAGCCTGCCTTGAATATTATGATAACAAAAAGAAGTTCGAAAACAGGCAATCGCCGAAGCGTAGCATCTTGTTAGACAGCTGCTTTAATATCAATAAACGCGTGGACACCAAGCATAAACACGTTATCGCGTTGTACACGAAAGACGAATGCTTCTGCCTGATCCTCGAGAACGAAAAAGAGCTGAACGAATGGCTAAAGGAGATGCTTTTACTTCAGAGCGGAGATGTGCCCGATGGAGAGCAACCTCGGCCTATATTTG aacaCGTATGGCAAGTTACAATGCAGAAAAAAGGACTTGGCGAACGAAAGAATATTTATGGTCCCTATAGGCTATGCTTAACTGATCGAATATTGAGTCTGGTGAAAATTGGGGAAAAGGACAGTTCAGATTTCCTTGAATTTCCT TTGGTTTGCATCAGACGATGCGGGCATATGGATCGTTACTTCTATATGGAAGTAGGTCGTTCAGCAGTTACCGGTGGTGGCGAATTGTGGATGGAGGCTGAAGACAGCAACATAACACATAATATGCATGCTGCTATCCTGAACGCTATGACTAGTTCTAGAAACAACAAAGACGACGTGGGACCACAGCAAAGGATGCGTAGCTCTTCCGCAACCGAGGCCAGCAAACCGATCTTTGTCCAACGTCGTCATGCTGCacaaaagtttcataatttttcaccCTTGG AAGAACACAGGACGCACAAGGAGCAGGTGGAAGCAGTTCAGGAACAGGAGCAGTCTAATCAGACTCAGAGTACCTCTTCTTGCAATACAGTCACGG CCGTTGCTGGTACCGGGGCTGGAACTGCTGGGATTGCCTCGACTAATACCAACTGTGCCACTACCACTAGACGTCGTCATTCGGTAGCGAGTCATCCCCATTCCTTGAATAATTTCCAATCCATTCATGTTACGACAACAAGCACAACTACAACAACAACCACCTCTATTACCATCACTACGACCGCTACCGTGACCACTACAACCACAACCGCGACAATATCCCATCAGAGAACCCTGTCGCTGCCCTTAGCTGCCGTTATTATCAATCAAATGCAATCATCTAAAAGATCAGTTTTACGCT GTCCGAACGGCCGTGACAGATGCGACAGTTTGCCGTCGAGGGCCCGCACCACCAGCGAGAGTCATCCAGCAACGGTACTGAGTCATCCTAGGAATACTCACTTCGTACCTCACATTCTCAGACCACATTCGATGTACGTGAGGGGCCTCTCCTACTCACCACCGATCGCCTCGATGCCTATCAGTCCTGCCTCCGGGGCCTGTTCCACGGATTCCGCAGGTTCGTCCCTCTCGATGGACGATGGTGGTGAAAGCGCGCTAGAAGAGAGTGCGGTGTCGAGATATGGACACTCGTTGACGCCTGACGAGCCGGTTATACTAGAGGAGAACGGCGATGATTATGCCGCCTGGTCCATATCGCACTCGCATAATAAATATTCGCCCAACTTTAAATCTCATTCTCCTTCCCAG CAGAGTTCCTATATAGATATGTACAGTCCTTGTGGATCGAGTCCTGGCCGCAGCGGAGCCTACATGCAAATGAGTTCAGGAACAGGACACTCGCATTCACGAGCGTCATCCTTAGTCGAGGAGAGTAACACTTTACCAGAGGGTTATGTACCTATGGCGCCCGTTGGAAACAACGGATACGTCGATATGGATCCTTCGCATAGTCATAATGGCCATTTTCCTGACGATATGTCGCAACACGGCGGCAGTAGTTGTTCCGTCACTTCCGGTACGCCTAGTACGGATTTACGGTTCTCCGAATATCATTTGGATAAGGTGTCGAGTTTTCTACCTCCTGGAGATGACTTGACAAGACCAGTCAGAGCCTATTCCATCGGTTCTCGGCCGGAACCTTCAAATAGGCATCGTAAAAATAG GTTGGATATAACCCAGCAAGAAGCGAGTAGAGTACGAGCATTCTCTGTAGGCAGTAGGTCGAAGAAGCCCGAGATTGGGAGGTTTGCGAATATAATAAACGCAGCAATGTCAGCTGGTTCTGATAACCCGAGTTCCAGCAAATCGAATTCGGCGCCGTTGTTGTCCAGTTCTTGGGGGCATAACTCTGGTTGTTCTGTAAACTCTGAACGCATGGAGGACTTGATGGAATTGGACTTTACGAAACCTAGTATTTCTACAACTTTCAATTCGTCGCCTTCGTCGTATTCGCAGTCGCAATCACAGTCATATTCTTCTTCTACTGCCACTGACACCAGTTCCTATGTTGATATGTCCCCTGGACAACCGCCCTCATCGAACATTGCTCCCTATGTCGATATGAGCCGCATAAATAAG CCGGTGGAGGAAGCAGAAGCGCCATATGTAAGAATGGATGGAGTACATGACGATTGGTCTCAAGCCAACGCAAGTCCTAAGCAAATTTCGTCGCCTATGCAAGAAGAATGCGTGCAATCGAATGGACCACCAG GTGTAACGAGAACTGCGCCAGTCGATCTTCCACGGCGGCCGCCTGTCGACTATGTTGATATGAATTTCAAGTCAAGAACGATCCTAGAACAAGATTATATGAACCTGGACATGACTAACCGAAACAATCGCAAACCGATGCGGACAGGTAGTCGCAAGGAGAAGATACGTTCACAGCCGATTGCGATTCAAGCGGGCAACAAACCTTTAAAAACGCCTAGTTTCTTACCCCTGAACGGGAGTCCGGAATCGGAAAGTTTAGCAAGCACTCCTGCGTCGCCTCCACGGGCGACACCAACAGGATCCTCGGCAACCATCTTCCCCTTCTCTCTGAATAGTCCTCAATCGCCCGAGAAGTCTTTTGGTCATCAAAAAACTAACGACGAACCTTCGGAATTGAGTATTACTTCAAAAAATGATCGCGCGATTATGGAATCAGCGAATAGGGTTAATTCCGTTTCGGTTACCGAAGGGAATAGTTTGCCGAAAGTAATCAACGATAGACCGTCTAGTCCTGCAGGAAAGGATAATCGAGTGATATCGAATTTGTTGTCGTCGCAAGATAGTATGTTGAACTCTCTAACGAAAAATTTTGCCGATTTGACCGTGTCGAAGCCCCGTTTGATAACCGCGTCTCCTAACACCAGTCCCACGTTGTCAGGGTTTAAAACAGCGGAAAACGCGGAAAAGCAACCGACGTCACCGAAAATACTAGAGGAGACGCCGACACCTACACCTACGGCTACGTCAAGTCCATTAGAGAATGAAAATTTCGACAAGCTACAATCTGAAGTAACAAATTTGCACTACGCTAGCCTTGATCTTCCTGAGACCGGAAGCGCGGCGCCAATATCGCCGGCGACTCAAGACAGCTTCACTTACGCTGAAATTGACTTCCAGAAACTTAAGCCAAATTAA